One window of Oreochromis niloticus isolate F11D_XX linkage group LG23, O_niloticus_UMD_NMBU, whole genome shotgun sequence genomic DNA carries:
- the fbn2b gene encoding fibrillin-2b isoform X1, whose translation MGSGKLTQVLLGWVVMWLGAVHVACSQTGNGPYQASRFTGTVDQREVQRVRRRGQDTLRGPNVCGSRFHSYCCPGWKTLPGGNQCIVPICRNSCGDGFCSRPNMCTCSNGQLSPNCGAGVQSCNVRCMNGGSCAEDSCLCTKGYTGNHCGQPVCENGCQNGGRCIGPNRCACVYGFTGPQCERDYRTGPCFTQVNNQMCQGQLSGIVCTKTLCCATIGRAWGHPCEQCPAQPHPCRRGFIPNIRTGACQDVDECQAVPGLCSGGNCINTVGSYECKCPAGHRQSETTHKCEDIDECSTVPGVCDGGECTNTAGSYVCTCPRGYISSTDGSRCVDQRVGTCFSALANGRCAADLTGQYTKMQCCCETGRCWALGQIPEMCPVRGSDEFRRLCIVGVPQVHGFSQHHNGHYPYGFKFPNGNGNGGIGNGGGTFGNNGGGTFGNNGGTVQHISTVTVNETVDVCKHFTNLCLNGRCIPTPTSYRCECNMGYKQDVRGECIDVDECVSNPCVNGDCVNTDGSYHCKCHEGYQGTPTKQACIDIDECIVNGVMCRNGRCVNTEGSFQCICNAGFELTPDGKNCIDHDECATTNMCLNGMCINEDGSFKCICKPGFALAPNGRYCTDIDECQTPGICMNGRCINSEGSFRCECPPGLAVDVDGRVCVDTHMRTTCYGAIKMGTCSRPFPGAVTKSECCCANPEHGFGEPCQPCPARNSAEFQAVCSSGIGITADGRDINECALDPDICQNGICENLRGSYRCICNAGYESDTSGKNCVDINECLVNRLLCDNGQCRNTPGSYTCFCPKGFVFKPESETCEDINECESSPCINGACRNVAGSFHCECTHGSKLDSTNTICVDSMKSTCWLTIQDNRCEVNINGATLKSECCSTLGAAWGSPCEPCEIDTACSRGFARMKGLVCEDINECEVFPGVCKNGRCVNTQGSFRCECAEGLTLDSSGRTCVDMRSEQCYLKWHEDECGEPVPGRYRLDMCCCSVGAAWGVDCEECPKPGSPEYRAICPRAHGFANRGDILTGRPFYKDVNECKVFRGLCTYGTCRNTIGSFRCRCNNGFALTSDERNCTDIDECRISPDLCGHGTCVNTPGSFECECFEGYESGFMMMKNCMDIDECERNPLLCQGGTCLNTEGSYECDCPPGHALSMDGSACEDVNECQLSDNLCKNGQCVNMMGTYQCSCDTGYQATPDRQGCVDIDECTIMNGGCETHCTNSEGSYECSCSEGYALMPDLRTCADIDECEETPDICDGGQCSNIPGDYRCLCFDGFMASMDMRTCIDVNECDLNPNICLHGDCENTKGSFICHCQMGYFVKKGSTGCTDVDECEIGSHNCDMHAACVNLPGSFKCRCRDGWVGDGIKCVDEDECAAEDHNCNPNADCVNTPGSYRCTCKEGFNGDGFSCSDMDECADNVNLCENGQCLNAPGGYRCECEMGFTPTEDSKACQDIDECNFQNICVFGTCQNLPGMFRCVCDDGYELDRSGGNCTDINECADPVNCINGLCVNTPGSYLCNCPPDFELNPTGVGCVDTRVGNCFLDVLARGDGGISCSAEIGVGVTRASCCCSEGVAWGNPCELCPLLNSTDYKTLCPGGEGFRPNPITVILEDIDECQELPGLCQGGNCVNTFGSFQCECPPGYYLNEETRICEDIDECTTHTGICGPGTCYNTLGNYTCVCPPEYMQVNGGNNCMDMRKSVCYRNFNDTCENELSFNMTKKMCCCAYNVGKAWNKPCEACPTPATTEYQLLCGNQAPGFIIDIHTGKPIDIDECREIPGICAHGVCINQIGSFRCECPMGFSYNNILLICEDIDECNSGDNLCQRNANCINIPGSYRCECSQGFKLSPSGACLDRNECQEIPNVCSHGECIDTQGSYRCICHNGFKATADQTMCMDVDECERQPCGNGTCKNTVGSYNCLCFPGFELTHNNDCMDIDECSALQGQVCRNGQCINGLGSFQCLCHEGYENTPDGKNCVDINECVSLPGTCSPGTCQNLDGSFRCICPPGYEVQNDQCIDIDECVDLSLCQFGTCTNTPGSFQCSCQPGFVLSDNKRRCYDTRESFCFTKFEAGKCSVPKAFNTTKAKCCCSKMPGEGWGLPCELCPRETDAAFNTLCPYGHGALPGPGDAREDLNECLDNPGICQNGICINTDGSFRCECPFGYNLDYTGVNCIDTDECSIGNPCGNGTCTNVVGGFECSCEEGFEPGPMMTCEDINECSQNPLLCAFRCVNTFGSYECMCPAGYVLRDDQRMCRDQDECSEGLDDCDSKGMTCKNLIGTFMCICPPGMQRRPDGEGCMDLNECRTKPGICKNGRCVNTVGSYRCECNDGFEPSSTGTECIDNRKGFCFTEVLQTMCQQSSTNRNSVTKSECCCNAGRGWGSQCELCPLPGTLQYKKMCPLGPGYTTDGRDINECQVMPDLCRNGQCINTIGSFRCHCNVGYKADFTATSCVDMDECALSPKPCNFLCKNTEGSYLCSCPRGYSLQPDGKTCKDLDECATKQHNCQFLCVNTIGGFTCKCPAGFSQHQTACIDNNECTAQNSVCGSRASCVNTPGSFNCECSKGFSLDTTGFECEDVDECSSNHRCQHGCQNMLGGYRCGCPQGYVQHYQWNQCVDENECQGASVCGSASCYNTLGSYKCVCPSGFDFDQGVGGCQDVNECTTSTNPCIYGCSNTDGGYLCGCPGGFYRAGQGHCITGSGFPGQYVEGEDEDSLSPEACYECKINGGGKNGRHKRDADENELSQEPAVSMASVDTQASIPVNISLASLLNKEPLLELLPALQPLEHHVRYVITHGNADEHFRLLERRDGKSVLRLGKKPPPPGSYRLEIASLRLFGPRKLHQLEKQHDIDYLQGEIGDALRIKLHIHLH comes from the exons ACTACAGGACCGGGCCATGTTTCACCCAGGTGAACAACCAGATGTGTCAGGGCCAGCTCAGTGGAATCGTCTGCACCAAAACTCTGTGCTGCGCTACCATTGGCCGAGCATGGGGCCACCCCTGCGAGCAGTGTCCTGCCCAGCCCCACCCCTGCAGACGAGGCTTCATACCCAACATCCGCACTGGAGCCTGCCAAG aTGTGGACGAGTGCCAGGCAGTGCCAGGGCTGTGCTCTGGGGGCAACTGCATCAACACCGTCGGCTCTTATGAATGTAAATGCCCTGCTGGCCACCGTCAGAGCGAAACCACCCACAAATGTGAAG ACATCGACGAATGCAGCACCGTTCCCGGTGTGTGTGACGGAGGAGAATGCACCAACACCGCCGGTAGCTACGTCTGCACCTGCCCACGAGGCTACATCTCCAGCACAGATGGCTCCAGATGTGTGG atCAGCGTGTGGGAACCTGTTTCTCTGCTCTGGCAAACGGTCGCTGTGCTGCAGATCTGACTGGTCAGTACACCAAGATGCAGTGTTGCTGTGAGACAGGACGATGCTGGGCTTTAGGGCAGATCCCTGAGATGTGCCCCGTCAGAGGGTCTG ATGAGTTCAGGCGTCTGTGTATTGTGGGCGTTCCTCAAGTACACGGTTTCTCTCAACACCACAATGGACACTACCCCTATGGATTCAAGTTCCCCAACGGCAACGGTAATGGAGGGATCGGCAACGGAGGAGGAACGTTTGGAAACAACGGAGGAGGAACGTTTGGAAACAACGGAGGAACCGTCCAGCACATAA GCACTGTTACTGTGAATGAAACGGTGGACGTGTGCAAACACTTTACCAACCTGTGTCTGAACGGACGGTGCATCCCAACACCTACAAGCTACCGCTGCGAGTGCAACATGGGCTACAAACAGGATGTTCGTGGGGAGTGCATTG ATGTGGATGAATGTGTGAGTAATCCATGTGTCAATGGAGACTGCGTCAACACAGATGGATCATACCACTGCAAGTGCCACGAGGGGTACCAGGGAACCCCCACAAAACAGGCCTGCATTG ATATCGATGAGTGTATTGTGAATGGAGTGATGTGTCGTAATGGCCGCTGCGTCAACACTGAAGGAAGCTTTCAGTGCATCTGTAATGCTGGCTTTGAGCTCACCCCTGATGGAAAGAACTGCATTG ATCACGATGAATGTGCCACCACCAACATGTGTCTGAACGGCATGTGCATCAACGAGGACGGCAGCTTTAAGTGCATCTGCAAGCCTGGCTTTGCACTTGCACCCAACGGGCGCTACTGCACCG ATATCGATGAGTGTCAGACACCTGGCATTTGCATGAACGGCCGCTGCATCAACTCTGAGGGCTCCTTCCGCTGCGAGTGCCCACCAGGCCTGGCTGTCGATGTGGATGGTCGAGTGTGTGTGGACACACACATGCGGACTACCTGCTACGGTGCTATCAAGATGGGCACGTGCTCACGCCCGTTCCCAGGTGCAGTGACCAAGTCGGAGTGCTGCTGTGCCAATCCAGAACATGGCTTTGGGGAGCCTTGCCAACCCTGTCCCGCCAGAAACTCAG CTGAGTTCCAGGCCGTGTGCAGCAGTGGTATTGGCATCACAGCTGATGGCAGGG ATATTAATGAGTGCGCCTTGGACCCGGATATCTGCCAGAACGGCATTTGTGAGAACCTCAGGGGAAGCTACCGTTGCATCTGCAACGCTGGCTACGAGTCTGACACCAGCGGCAAGAACTGTGTTG ACATCAACGAGTGTCTGGTGAACCGTCTGCTCTGTGACAACGGCCAGTGCAGAAACACTCCTGGCTCCTACACATGCTTCTGTCCTAAAGGCTTTGTTTTCAAGCCTGAATCAGAGACCTGTGAag ATATCAACGAGTGTGAGTCCAGCCCGTGCATCAATGGCGCGTGTCGTAACGTGGCTGGGTCCTTCCACTGCGAGTGCACCCACGGCAGCAAGCTGGACTCCACCAACACCATCTGTGTGG ATAGCATGAAGAGTACTTGCTGGCTTACGATTCAGGACAACCGCTGTGAAGTCAACATCAACGGAGCCACGCTGAAGTCTGAGTGTTGCTCCACGCTGGGAGCTGCGTGGGGCAGCCCGTGTGAACCCTGCGAGATCG ATACTGCTTGTTCCCGAGGATTTGCTCGTATGAAGGGCCTCGTCTGTGAAG ACATTAACGAGTGCGAGGTGTTCCCTGGAGTATGCAAAAATGGCCGCTGTGTGAACACCCAGGGCTCGTTCCGCTGCGAGTGCGCCGAAGGTCTCACCTTGGACAGCTCTGGGCGCACCTGTGTGG ACATGCGCAGTGAGCAGTGCTACCTGAAGTGGCATGAGGATGAGTGTGGCGAGCCGGTGCCTGGGAGATACCGTctggacatgtgctgctgttcagTGGGTGCTGCCTGGGGTGTTGACTGTGAGGAGTGTCCCAAACCAGGCTCACCTGAGTACAGAGCCATCTGTCCCCGAGCACATGGCTTTGCCAACAGAGGAGACATCCTGACGGGCAGGCCCTTCTACAAAG atGTGAACGAGTGTAAGGTTTTCCGTGGTCTGTGCACCTACGGAACCTGCAGGAATACCATCGGCAGCTTCAGATGTCGGTGCAACAACGGATTCGCTCTCACCTCCGACGAGAGGAACTGCACAG ataTCGATGAGTGCCGAATCTCTCCTGACCTGTGCGGTCACGGTACATGTGTCAACACACCCGGCAGCTTTGAGTGTGAATGCTTTGAGGGCTATGAGAGCGGCTTCATGATGATGAAGAACTGCATGG ACATTGATGAGTGTGAGAGAAACCCATTGCTGTGTCAAGGAGGAACCTGCCTGAACACAGAAGGGAGCTACGAGTGTGATTGTCCCCCTGGACACGCGCTCAGCATGGATGGATCGGCCTGCGAAG ATGTGAATGAGTGTCAGCTGAGTGACAACTTGTGCAAGAATGGCCAGTGCGTCAACATGATGGGAACTTACCAGTGCTCCTGTGACACCGGTTACCAGGCCACACCGGACCGACAGGGTTGCGTTG ATATTGATGAGTGCACCATAATGAACGGAGGCTGTGAGACCCACTGTACCAACTCAGAGGGCAGCTACGAGTGCAGCTGCAGTGAGGGATACGCACTTATGCCTGACCTCAGGACCTGTGCAG ATATCGACGAGTGTGAGGAGACTCCTGACATCTGCGACGGAGGCCAGTGCAGCAACATTCCTGGAGACTATCGCTGCTTGTGTTTCGATGGATTCATGGCCTCCATGGATATGAGGACCTGTATCG ATGTGAACGAGTGCGATCTGAACCCAAACATCTGTCTCCATGGTGACTGTGAGAACACCAAAGGCTCCTTCATCTGCCACTGTCAGATGGGATACTTTGTCAAAAAGGGATCGACGGGCTGCACAG ATGTTGACGAGTGTGAAATCGGATCCCATAACTGTGACATGCACGCCGCCTGCGTCAACCTTCCCGGAAGCTTCAAATGCCGCTGCCGAGACGGCTGGGTGGGAGATGGCATCAAATGCGTGG ATGAAGATGAATGTGCTGCAGAGGACCACAACTGCAATCCCAACGCAGACTGCGTCAACACGCCGGGATCCTACAGGTGCACCTGCAAAGAGGGCTTCAACGGAGATGGCTTTTCATGCTCCG ACATGGACGAGTGTGCAGACAATGTGAACCTGTGTGAGAACGGCCAGTGTCTGAACGCCCCGGGAGGCTATCGCTGCGAGTGTGAGATGGGCTTCACTCCTACAGAAGACAGCAAGGCCTGCCAAG ACATCGATGAGTGTAACTTCCAGAACATCTGCGTGTTTGGAACGTGTCAGAACCTTCCAGGGATGTTCcgctgtgtgtgtgatgatggcTACGAACTGGACCGCAGTGGAGGAAACTGCACTG ACATCAACGAGTGTGCGGACCCTGTTAACTGCATCAATGGACTCTGCGTGAACACACCAGGAAGCTACCTGTGCAACTGTCCACCTGACTTTGAGCTAAACCCCACAGGAGTGGGCTGTGTGG ACACCCGTGTTGGGAACTGCTTCCTGGATGTCCTCGCCCGCGGCGATGGAGGAATCTCCTGCAGCGCAGAGATCGGAGTGGGTGTGACCCGAGCTTCCTGCTGTTGCTCAGAGGGGGTCGCCTGGGGAAACCCCTGTGAACTGTGCCCCCTGCTCAACTCCA CCGACTATAAGACTCTGTGTCCGGGAGGAGAGGGTTTCAGACCCAACCCCATCACTGTCATCCTGGAGG ATATTGACGAGTGCCAGGAGCTTCCAGGCCTCTGCCAGGGTGGAAACTGTGTCAACACATTTGGCAGCTTCCAGTGTGAGTGTCCACCAGGGTACTACCTCAATGAAGAGACTCGCATCTGTGAAG ATATCGATGAGTGCACGACTCACACTGGGATCTGCGGGCCCGGCACCTGCTacaacactctgggcaactacACTTGTGTGTGTCCACCTGAGTACATGCAGGTCAATGGAGGAAACAACTGCATGG ACATGAGGAAGAGTGTGTGCTACCGCAACTTCAACGACACTTGTGAAAACGAGCTGTCCTTCAACATGACCAAGAAGATGTGCTGCTGTGCCTACAACGTGGGAAAAGCTTGGAACAAGCCATGTGAAGCCTGTCCAACTCCTGCTACCA CTGAATACCAGCTGCTGTGTGGTAACCAGGCTCCTGGCTTCATTATTGACATCCATACTGGCAAACCAATTG ATATTGACGAGTGCAGGGAGATTCCTGGCATCTGCGCCCATGGAGTGTGCATCAACCAGATTGGGAGCTTCCGCTGTGAATGTCCGATGGGCTTCAGCTACAACAACATACTACTGATCTGTGAAG ATATCGATGAGTGTAACAGCGGGGACAACCTGTGCCAGCGAAACGCCAACTGCATCAACATTCCCGGCAGCTACCGCTGCGAGTGCTCGCAAGGCTTCAAACTGTCTCCCAGCGGGGCCTGTTTGG ACCGTAACGAGTGCCAGGAGATCCCCAACGTGTGCAGCCACGGCGAGTGTATCGACACGCAGGGCAGTTATCGCTGCATCTGCCACAACGGCTTTAAGGCCACTGCTGACCAAACTATGTGCATGG acGTGGATGAGTGTGAACGGCAGCCGTGCGGTAACGGTACCTGTAAAAACACCGTGGGATCCTACAACTGTCTCTGCTTCCCCGGCTTTGAGCTCACTCACAACAACGACTGCATGG ATATAGACGAGTGCAGCGCTCTCCAGGGCCAAGTTTGCAGGAATGGACAGTGTATCAACGGGCTGGGCTCCTTCCAGTGTCTGTGCCACGAAGGCTATGAGAACACGCCTGATGGGAAGAACTGTGTTG ATATCAATGAGTGTGTGAGTCTGCCTGGCACCTGCTCTCCGGGAACCTGTCAGAATCTGGACGGATCCTTCAGATGCATCTGTCCTCCTGGCTACGAGGTGCAAAATGACCAGTGTATCG ATATCGATGAGTGTGTGGATCTCAGCCTCTGCCAGTTTGGGACCTGCACCAACACCCCGGGCAGCTTCCAGTGCTCGTGCCAGCCGGGCTTCGTGCTCTCTGACAACAAACGACGCTGCTACG ATACCAGAGAGAGCTTCTGCTTCACCAAATTCGAGGCAGGCAAGTGCTCGGTCCCCAAAGCCTTCAACACCACCAAGGCCAAGTGCTGTTGCAGCAAGATGCCCGGAGAGGGCTGGGGACTGCCCTGCGAGCTGTGCCCACGCGAAACCGATG CTGCCTTTAACACTCTGTGTCCCTACGGCCACGGAGCCCTGCCTGGACCGGGCGATGCTCGCGAAG ATTTGAACGAGTGTCTGGATAACCCGGGCATCTGCCAGAACGGCATCTGCATCAACACAGACGGGTCTTTCCGCTGCGAATGCCCCTTTGGATACAACCTGGATTACACTGGCGTTAACTGCATCG ACACTGATGAGTGCTCAATAGGAAACCCCTGTGGAAATGGAACCTGCACCAATGTGGTGGGAGGATTCGAGTGTTCGTGCGAGGAGGGTTTTGAACCAGGACCCATGATGACCTGTGAAG ACATCAACGAGTGCTCCCAGAACCCCCTGCTCTGCGCCTTCCGCTGTGTGAACACATTTGGCTCCTACGAGTGCATGTGTCCCGCTGGCTACGTGCTGCGAGACGACCAGCGCATGTGCAGAG ACCAGGACGAGTGCTCAGAGGGACTGGACGACTGCGACTCCAAAGGCATGACCTGCAAGAACCTCATCGGCACCTTCATGTGCATCTGCCCGCCTGGCATGCAGCGCCGACCTGACGGAGAGGGATGTATGG ACCTGAACGAGTGCCGCACCAAGCCCGGCATCTGCAAGAACGGCCGCTGTGTCAACACAGTGGGAAGCTACCGCTGCGAGTGCAACGACGGCTTTGAGCCGAGCTCCACTGGAACCGAGTGTATCG ACAACAGAAAGGGCTTCTGTTTCACAGAGGTCCTGCAGACCATGTGCCAGCAGTCATCAACCAACAGGAACAGCGTGACCAAGTCTGAGTGCTGCTGCAACGCAGGTCGGGGCTGGGGGTCACAGTGTGAGCTTTGCCCGCTGCCTGGCACCTTACAGTACAAGAAGATGTGCCCACTCGGTCCTGGCTACACCACTGATGGCAGAG ACATCAACGAGTGCCAGGTGATGCCGGATCTGTGTCGTAACGGTCAGTGCATCAACACCATCGGATCCTTCCGCTGTCACTGTAACGTGGGATACAAAGCCGACTTCACAGCAACCTCCTGTGTCG ATATGGACGAGTGCGCCCTGTCCCCGAAGCCCTGTAACTTCCTGTGTAAAAACACAGAAGGCAGCTACCTGTGCTCCTGCCCCAGAGGATACAGCCTGCAGCCTGATGGGAAGACCTGCAAAG ATCTGGACGAGTGCGCGACCAAGCAGCACAACTGCCAGTTCCTCTGTGTTAACACCATTGGGGGCTTCACCTGTAAGTGCCCCGCTGGCTTCTCTCAGCACCAGACTGCCTGCATTG ACAACAACGAGTGCACCGCTCAGAACAGCGTGTGTGGTTCCCGGGCCTCTTGTGTCAACACGCCTGGGAGCTTCAACTGTGAATGCTCCAAAGGTTTCTCCTTGGACACAACGGGCTTTGAGTGTGAAG atGTGGATGAATGTAGCAGCAACCACCGCTGTCAGCATGGCTGCCAGAACATGCTGGGAGGTTACCGCTGCGGCTGCCCTCAGGGCTACGTCCAGCACTACCAGTGGAACCAGTGTGTGG atgaGAACGAGTGTCAGGGAGCGTCGGTTTGCGGCTCGGCCTCCTGCTACAACACGCTGGGTAGCTACAagtgtgtgtgtccctctggCTTTGACTTTGATCAGGGTGTCGGTGGCTGCCAAGATGTGAATGAGTGCACCACGTCCACAAACCCCTGCATCTATGGCTGCTCCAATACTGATGGAGGCTACCTGTGTGGCTGTCCTGGAGGTTTCTACAGAGCAGGACAGGG TCACTGCATAACCGGCTCAGGTTTCCCGGGCCAGTACGTAGAGGGTGAGGATGAAGACAGCCTGTCTCCCGAGGCCTGCTACGAATGTAAGATCAACGGAGGAGGAAAGAATGGACGACACAAGCGCGATGCTGATGAAAATGAGCTCAGTCAG GAACCAGCAGTCAGCATGGCCAGTGTGGACACGCAGGCCTCTATCCCTGTTAACATCTCTCTGGCCTCCTTGCTCAACAAGGAGCCTCTACTCGAGCTTCTGCCCGCCCTGCAGCCCCTGGAGCACCACGTCCGTTATGTCATAACCCACGGCAACGCCGATGAACATTTCCGCCTGCTGGAACGCCGCGACGGAAAGAGCGTGCTCCGACTCGGCAAGAAGCCGCCTCCACCTGGATCTTACCGGTTGGAGATTGCCAGCCTTCGGCTGTTTGGGCCCCGAAAACTGCACCAACTAGAAAAGCAGCATGACATTGACTACCTACAAGGGGAAATAGGTGACGCCCTGCGCATCAAGCTCCACATCCACCTGCACTGA